One Cyanobacteriota bacterium genomic window, CATCTCTCACACACTCGTATTACACATTCACGTCGCACATTCATATGGGTTACTCCCACTAGAGAGTTGCTACGAATGGCGGATTTCTCTGTTGATTAAAAGCTTTTATCTTAGATACAAGAGGCCAAATGCTTGCAGGTGAAGCACAGAAGCAAGCTGATTTAACCCCAGCTACAGGATTGGCTAACTGCGAGATTAGGCATAGAAATATAGCCCTGAGGGGTAACTAACGAGTGCGTTGCACAGGGTTTATCTAGGAATTTCTGACAGAGAAGTTCTGCTGTGGATAGTTGTGGTGTGACTGTTGGTGCTGGTTTACAGAACCCTAAACAATAGGGAACCTTTGCCCACATACCTATATCCATCAAACCTTGGCACATGTGTGGTTGTTCACTAAGGAAAATCTGCCAATGTCTGACCTAATTCAAGCTGTTCTCCAGAGCGATGAGCGCACCAACCTCCGACAGTTTGCTAGCTTGTTACGCACTTCTGAAAAACGATATCTGCTGCGAAACGAGATTTTGACCCTGTTTGCAGAGTACTGCCATACCTACGAAAAGTCCGATCGCTTCTACACATCCTCTCACCTCAGCAAGCTGATCTACTACGTTCAAGAAATCATCATCGATAGTGAAAGTCTGTACTTGATTATTCGTCCCCGCATAGCCAGTCAAGAAGCCTATCGGTTGTTGGAAGATTTGACAGTAGAGCCAATTAGTACGCAAGACCTGCTAGATCTACACGATCGTCTGGTCAATCACTTCCATCCCAACGAAGGCGATGTATTCGAGATTGATTTTCAGCCTTTTTATGACTATTCACCAACTATCCGTGACCCCAAAAACATCGGCAAGGGTGTTGCTTTCTTGAATCGATACCTTTCTAGCAAACTCTTTCAAGATCCACACCAATGGCAAGAAGAACTGTTTACGTTTTTGCGGTTGCATGGCTATGGTGGCCAACCACTCATGATCAACGAGCGGATCAACAGTCAAAAACAGTTGTCTAATCAAGTTAAGGCGGCTATCACATTTCTGGGTAATTGTCCGAGTGATAAGCCCTACGAGGCACTGCGGTTTGACTTGCAAAGTATGGGCTTTGAACCAGGTTGGGGGAATACTGCCCAGCGTATACAAGAAACTCTCGAAATCCTCGATCAGTTGATCGACTCCCCTGATCACCAGGCATTAGAGGCGTTGATTTCGCGCATTCCCATGATTTTTCGCATCGCCTTGGTGTCTCCCCATGGCTGGTTTGGGCAAGAGGGGGTTTTGGGAAGACCAGACACGGGCGGGCAAGTAGTCTACATCTTGGATCAGGTGAAAAGCCTAGAACAACAACTTCGGCATGATCTAGAGCTGGCAGGGCTATCTGTGTTGAATGTCCAGCCCAAGGTGATTGTGTTAACGCGGTTAATTCCCAACAGTGATGGTACGACTTGTAACCAGCGCCTAGAAAAGATCTACGGAACTGAGAACGCTTGGATTTTACGGGTACCGTTCCGGGATTTCAACCCTAAACTGACGCAGAACTGGATTTCGCGCTTTGAGATTTGGCCCTACCTAGAAACCTTTGCGATCGATGCTGAGCGGGAGTTGCGAGCTGAGTTTCAAGGTAAACCTGACCTGATTGTGGGCAATTACTCCGATGGCAATCTAGTGGCATTTCTGTTATCTCGCCGTCTGAAGGTTACCCAGTGCAACGTTGCCCATGCCCTAGAGAAATCTAAATATCTATTTAGCAACCTCTATTGGCATGACTTAGAAGATAAGTACCACTTCTCGCTGCAATTTACGGCTGACCTGATTGCCATGAATGCAGCCAACTTTATCATCAGCAGCACCTATCAAGAAATTGTGGGTACCCCTGATAGTGTTGGGCAATACGAATCCTACAAATCCTTCACGATGCCTGACCTGTATCATGTGGTCAGTGGCATTGAGCTGTTTAGCCCCAAATTTAACGTGGTGCCGCCGGGGGTAAATGAACATGTCTTTTTTCCCTATACCAACAGCGACGATCGGCTCTTGCTAGAGCGCGATCGCCTAGAAGACCTGCTATTTACCCTAGATGACCCACACCACGTGTTTGGAACTTTGGATGATCCTAAGAAGCGACCACTATTTTCCATGGCACGTCTGGATCGCATCAAGAACTTAACTGGGCTAGCCGAGTGCTTCGGTAAAAGTGCCGCTCTTCAGGAACACTGTAACCTGATTTTGATTGCTGGCAAGCTGCGTCCTGAAGATTCCACCGACCATGAAGAGATTGACCAGATTAACAAGCTTTATCACATCATTGATCAGTACCATCTCCAGGGCAAAGTGCGCTGGTTAGGGGTACGCCTGTCTAAGGCTGACTCTGGTGAAGTGTATCGCGTCATTGCCGATCGGCAGGGCATCTTTGTGCAGCCTGCCCTGTTTGAAGCCTTTGGTCTCACCATTCTAGAAGCAATGATTACCGGACTACCTACCTTTGCGACTCGATTTGGTGGCCCGCTAGAAATCATTCAGGATGGTGTCAATGGCTTTCTCATTAATCCAACCTTGTTAGCAGAGATGGCTGACAAAATTTTGGACTTTTTGACCAAGTGTGAGCAGCATCCTCAGTATTGGCACCAGATTTCCCAACGGGCGATCGAACGAGTCTATAGCACTTATACCTGGAGCATTCACACCACTCGGTTACTCTCTCTGGCCAAGATCTACGGGTTTTGGAACCATGCATCCAAGGAAAATCGGGAAGACATGTTGCGCTACGTCGAAGCCCTGTTTTACTTACTCTATCGTCCCCGTGCTCGGGCACTGCTTGAGCGCCATCAGCAGCTATAGTAAGGCCAAGGTTCAGTAGCCGTTAGCTAACCCTATATCAACATCTTGGCATTACTCACTATGGAACAGCGCTCTAGCGTTCCTCTAGGAACCCTATGGCATTCTCTGACACAAACTCCTATAGTTTGGGGCTTAATCGCTAGTTTTTTCCTCACATTACTACTCGTGTCACCTGTGGGGGAGTTTCCACTCAATGATGACTGGATCCATGCTGTAGCTACTCGACACCTGCTTCACACAGGCACCTATGCTGGACATCCCTATGTAGCCTCAACCCTAGTAGCTCAGGTATTTTGGGGAGCCTTATTCTGTAAGGTGTTTGGCTTTAGCTTCACGACGCTGCGCTTGTCTACTATCGTGATTACTGGCATCGGTGCTTGGGCGATCGCCCAATGCGGGCTAACGATCGGCCTGCCTAGCCTGTTGGCTTTTCTGTGTGGTTGGGCTGTGGTCATGAATCCTGTTGGTCTGAGCTTGACCTACAGCTATATGACCGATATGCCTTTTCTCGCCATGACTGCTGTATCGGGGCTGTTTTTCCTGCGATCGTTCACTGGGCACCAAGACCGCAATATCATCCTAGGCAGTTTATTTGCAGCCATTGCCT contains:
- a CDS encoding sucrose synthase codes for the protein MSDLIQAVLQSDERTNLRQFASLLRTSEKRYLLRNEILTLFAEYCHTYEKSDRFYTSSHLSKLIYYVQEIIIDSESLYLIIRPRIASQEAYRLLEDLTVEPISTQDLLDLHDRLVNHFHPNEGDVFEIDFQPFYDYSPTIRDPKNIGKGVAFLNRYLSSKLFQDPHQWQEELFTFLRLHGYGGQPLMINERINSQKQLSNQVKAAITFLGNCPSDKPYEALRFDLQSMGFEPGWGNTAQRIQETLEILDQLIDSPDHQALEALISRIPMIFRIALVSPHGWFGQEGVLGRPDTGGQVVYILDQVKSLEQQLRHDLELAGLSVLNVQPKVIVLTRLIPNSDGTTCNQRLEKIYGTENAWILRVPFRDFNPKLTQNWISRFEIWPYLETFAIDAERELRAEFQGKPDLIVGNYSDGNLVAFLLSRRLKVTQCNVAHALEKSKYLFSNLYWHDLEDKYHFSLQFTADLIAMNAANFIISSTYQEIVGTPDSVGQYESYKSFTMPDLYHVVSGIELFSPKFNVVPPGVNEHVFFPYTNSDDRLLLERDRLEDLLFTLDDPHHVFGTLDDPKKRPLFSMARLDRIKNLTGLAECFGKSAALQEHCNLILIAGKLRPEDSTDHEEIDQINKLYHIIDQYHLQGKVRWLGVRLSKADSGEVYRVIADRQGIFVQPALFEAFGLTILEAMITGLPTFATRFGGPLEIIQDGVNGFLINPTLLAEMADKILDFLTKCEQHPQYWHQISQRAIERVYSTYTWSIHTTRLLSLAKIYGFWNHASKENREDMLRYVEALFYLLYRPRARALLERHQQL